A single genomic interval of Epinephelus fuscoguttatus linkage group LG22, E.fuscoguttatus.final_Chr_v1 harbors:
- the atxn10 gene encoding ataxin-10 — protein MAATIDSNMNISASIAGILNEEHCPEHLQVLKTFTTALRDKEYRDTVEEEAFSSLLKVLSRLCDELQAASCDNQDLQSITLQLQLTAECFRAQRNACVQSTRNQSLLRELGFIDISFKLLSLLQTTRLESRDSIFEPLRCGIQFLGNLSVGNQMCKDDIWRLSFPNLFLQLLSVDDEKAVNYASMVLHTCLDEVKVEELSDPQNIRLALRVMELCRTQPDLDWTVIIATQYFLKCSALVESMYSGMSHHERVTLLELLIAQLQEEHSRDCGIPPSVASFLASSFHTGCGAVLTLATGSASSDEVLQEALTVISLLDVLCEMTSDHRQFMFLQDHPDLLVTTVALLEQVHAIGKASKNIFSAAQNFSAFGEDGGPSSHSPVISFKAHLIRLIGNLCYGNTNNQNKVRELEGIPLILDNCNVDSNNPFISQWAIFAIRNLLEHNKQNQEQIAALERQGSADYSALRELGFLVEERDGSLLLKTVRKDS, from the exons ATGGCAGCTACCATCGACAGCAACATGAACATCTCAGCGTCTATCGCAGGCATTTTGAACGAGGAACACTGCCCGGAACACTTGCAGGTTTTAAAAACATTCACGACCGCGTTACGGGACAAGGAATACAG GGATACTGTGGAAGAGGAGGCGTTCTCCAGCCTTCTGAAAGTCTTGTCCCGACTGTGTGATGAGCTTCAGGCTGCCAGCTGTGACAATCAGGACCTGCAGTCCATCACCCTGCAGTTGCAGCTGACCGCTGAGTGCTTCAGGGCTCAGAGGAACGCCTGTGTTCAGAGCACTCGCAACCAAAGTCTGCTCAG GGAGCTTGGTTTCATTGATATATCCTTTAAACTCCTGAGCCTCCTTCAGACCACACGTCTGGAGAGCAGAGATAGCATATTTGAAC CTCTTCGTTGTGGGATCCAGTTCCTCGGTAACTTATCGGTTGGAAACCAGATGTGTAAAGATGACATTTGGCGGCTGAGCTTCCCAAATCTTTTCCT GCAGCTGCTCAGTGTTGATGATGAGAAGGCGGTGAACTACGCCTCTATGGTACTCCACACATGTCTGGATGAAGTCAAGGTGGAAGAACTGTCTGATCCACAGAACATCCGGCTTGCACTCAGGGTGATGGAGCTCTGTAGGACTCAACCCGACCTGGACTGGAC GGTTATCATTGCTACCCAGTATTTCCTCAAGTGCTCAGCTCTGGTGGAGAGCATGTACTCTGGGATGTCACACCATGAAAG agttACCCTATTAGAGCTGCTTATTGCCCAGCTACAAGAGGAACACTCAAGGGACTGTGGCATCCCTCCCAGTGTGGCTTCCTTCCTGGCTAGTTCCTTCCACACAGGCTGCGGAGCTGTGCTGACTCTCGCCACTGGCTCTGCCTCCAGTGATGAG GTCCTGCAGGAGGCACTGACAGTGATTAGCCTGCTGGATGTGCTGTGTGAGATGACCTCAGACCACAGGCAGTTCATGTTCCTCCAGGACCATCCTGACCTTCTAGTGACCACTGTTG CACTCCTGGAGCAGGTGCATGCTATAGGGAAGGCCAGTAAGAATATTTTCAGTGCTGCTCAGAACTTCTCCGCATTCGGTGAAGATGGGGGCCCCTCATCCCATTCTCCTGTCATCAGCTTCAAGGCCCATCTCATCAGACTGataggaaacctctgttacggCAACACCAACAACCAGAACAAG GTGAGAGAACTGGAAGGCATCCCCCTCATCTTGGACAACTGCAATGTTGACAGCAACAACCCAT TTATCAGCCAGTGGGCCATCTTCGCCATCAGGAACCTCCTAGAACACAACAAGCAGAACCAGGAGCAGATTGCCGCCCTGGAACGCCAAGGCAGTGCCGACTACTCTGCGCTGAGGGAGCTGGGTTTCCTGGTGGAGGAGCGAGATGGAAGCTTGCTGCTGAAAACTGTGAGGAAAGACTCTTGA